The following proteins are encoded in a genomic region of Nicotiana sylvestris chromosome 4, ASM39365v2, whole genome shotgun sequence:
- the LOC104228768 gene encoding large ribosomal RNA subunit accumulation protein YCED homolog 2, chloroplastic, with protein sequence MARAGSWISSRSSISQPQPIKPFFYFSPNNTKASLKRNDFSLITKRSQRASKRLVTISTSDGRWHGEWKCDYIFSLGDLQLEELAEDGHKDTQVSISLCIHKHTGFGLSVDGRVITSFTRKCSNCSSPYCREIDASFKVWVLPSSREKGSATDELPVLGWDDPSVIYVKPGFEADLDSLIQDTISLAAAVKETCSKSCEKSEPKLQPLGKQNAASIDRRWSRLLELKKVTSMKSQ encoded by the exons ATGGCAAGAGCTGGAAGCTGGATATCATCAAGAAGCTCCATATCCCAACCACAACCTATTAAACCCTTCTTCTATTTTTCCCCAAACAACACCAAAGCTTCATTAAAACGAAATGACTTCTCATTG ataacaaaaagaagtCAAAGGGCTTCAAAGCGTTTGGTGACAATTTCTACCTCTGATGGAAGATGGCATGGGGAATGGAAGTGTGACTACATTTTCTCTCTTGGAGATCTTCAACTTGAAGAATTAGCTGAAGATGGCCATAAAGATACTCAAGTTTCCATTAGTCTTTGTATTCACAAG CACACAGGTTTTGGGCTCTCAGTGGATGGAAGAGTTATCACATCTTTCACTAGAAAATGTAGCAACTGCTCTTCCCCATACTGCAGAGAG ATTGATGCAAGCTTTAAAGTTTGGGTTTTACCATCAAGCAGAGAAAAAGGATCAGCTACGGATGAGCTTCCAGTGCTTGGTTGGGATGATCCATCT GTTATCTATGTGAAACCAGGATTTGAAGCTGACCTTGATTCTTTAATACAAGATACCATAAGCCTTGCTGCCGCTGTTAAA GAGACTTgttcaaaatcatgtgaaaaatcTGAACCTAAATTGCAGC CTTTGGGCAAACAGAATGCTGCTTCAATTGATAGGAGGTGGTCCAGATTGTTGGAGCTCAAGAAGGTAACTTCAATGAAATCTCAATAA